The DNA sequence GTTGGGCATGTACGCAGCCAGGAAGCGCAAAGGCTTTTGGCCAAGATCGAGGCCAAGGAGTGGTGCGTGGCGTTGGACCGTACGGGTGTGTGTTTGGATTCGCAACAGCTGGCGAAAAAGATGAACGGCTGGCTGCAGAGCGGACAGCGGCCTCTTTGTTTTGTTATCGGTGGACCGATTGGTCTGGATGAACAGGTGCTGCACCGGGCGGATGAGAAACTGGCGCTGTCGGCCTTCACGCTCGCCCACGAATTGGCGTTGGTGGTTCTGCTGGAACAGCTCTATCGCGCCTTCACCCTTCTTCGCGGAGAAAAGTATCATAAATAAAAATGACCGTACGCTCCCCCTCGCGGTCATTCGGGGTGGTCAAAATTTTTACAGAGCAGTTTTTGGGGCCAAAGAGAGCTGGTCTTGGCTCATTCGAGAATTTCCAGGGTAGCGTGTTTGCCGCCTTTTCTGGAGACCGCCGAGAGCAACACTCGAATGGCGTGAGCGGTGCGGCCGTTCTTGCCGATGATCTTGCCCATGTCCGGCTGTGCGACGCGAAGCTCGTAAACCACTGTTGTTTCCCCAAACACTTCAGAGACCTTGACTTCTTCTGGGTTATCCACCAGATGTTTGACGATATACTCGACGAATTCTTTCATCCGTATGCCCTTTTCGTTAGGTTCGCTTCGTCATCTGGCAGCAATCATGTTCCAAAGGTGCGCTGCTAGAATGGAGTGTGCAGTCAAGACCATTGTAATATATTTGTAAGCAACTACAATGTCAAGGGAAAAATGCATAAAAGTGGATTAAATTCATTTTTTAAATTGTTCGCAACCAACAAAAAAATCTTGACATTGAGCAAAATTTAGCTTAAATTATTGCAATTAGCACTCACCATCAACGAGTGCTAATAAAAATTGATCTCATAATAAACAATAACTTAATAGGAGGTTCGTTATGACCATTAAACCGTTGGCTGACCGAGTCGTGGTTAAACCGGTGGAGCAGCAGGAGCAGAAGCAGGGATCGATCATCATTCCTGACACGGCCAAAGAAAAGCCGATGCAGGGAGAAGTGATTTCCGTGGGTCCCGGCAAAATCACGGAGAACGGCGTTAAAGTGGACATGTCGGTCAAAAAGGGCGACAAGGTATTGTACGGAAAATATTCCGGCACTGAAGTCACCATCGACGGTGTAGACTATCTGATCATGCGCGAGAGCGATATTTTCGCAATCATCTAACTAAACCTGAACTCGTGGAGGTTGTCTGTTATGGCAAAGCTTATAGATTTTAACGTCGAAGCGCGCAGCGCTTTAAAGGTCGGTATAGATAAATTGGCCAAGGCCGTCGGTTCCACCCTTGGGCCTAAAGGCCGCAATGTGGTAATTGATAAAAAGTTCGGCGCTCCCACCATCACCAAGGATGGCGTCACAGTGGCCAAGGAAGTGGAACTGGAGAATCCGTTGGAGAACATGGGCGCCCAGATGGTGAAAGAGGTCGCTTCGAAGACCAGTGATGTGGCCGGCGACGGCACCACCACGGCCACGGTTCTGGCCCAGGCCATCATCCGGGAAGGTTTGAAAAACGTCACCGCCGGCTCCAGCCCCAATGCGCTGAAACGCGGTATCGACAAGGGCGTGAAGACAGTGGTCGACGAACTGCGCAAGATCAGCAAACCGCTGCCGGGCAAAACCGAAATCGCCCAGGTGGGCGCCATCTCCGCCAACAACGATAAAGCCATCGGTGAACTGATCGCCGACGCTATGGAAAAAGTGGGCAAGGACGGCGTCATCACGGTTGAAGAGGCCAAGACCACCAACACTGAACTGCAGGTGGTGGAAGGTATGCAGTTCGATCGCGGCTATCTGTCCCCGTATTTTGTCACCAATCCCGACACCATGGAAGCGCAGCTGGATGATCCCATGATTCTGATCTACGACAAAAAGATCAGCGCCATGAAAGACCTGCTGCCGATTCTGGAAAAAGTCGCTCAGATGGGACGTACAATGTTGATCATTGCCGAAGAGGTGGAGGGCGAAGCCCTGGCCACCCTGGTGGTGAACAAACTGCGCGGAACGCTGCGCGTCGCTGCAGTGAAGGCGCCTGGATTCGGCGATCGTCGCAAAGCCATGTTGGAAGACATCGCCATTCTGACCGGCGGCCGGGTGATCTCTGAAGAGGTCGGCTTCAAGCTGGAAAATGCCACCACCACCGATCTCGGCAAAGCCAAACGCGTGACGATCGATAAGGACAACACCACCATCGTGGAAGGCGCAGGCAAAACCGAAGACATCAAAGGCCGTATCGCTCAGATTAAAAAGCAGATCGAGACTTCGACCTCGGATTACGACAAAGAGAAACTGCAGGAACGTCTGGCCAAACTGGCCGGCGGCGTGGCTGTGCTCAGCGTCGGCGCCGCAACAGAAGTCGAGATGAAAGAGAAAAAGGCCCGTGTGGAAGATGCGTTGCACGCCACCCGC is a window from the bacterium genome containing:
- a CDS encoding 23S rRNA (pseudouridine(1915)-N(3))-methyltransferase RlmH, yielding MKIKILLVGKPTNPHYAALAQEYCRRIGRYLDIALETVPAQKLDQPVGHVRSQEAQRLLAKIEAKEWCVALDRTGVCLDSQQLAKKMNGWLQSGQRPLCFVIGGPIGLDEQVLHRADEKLALSAFTLAHELALVVLLEQLYRAFTLLRGEKYHK
- a CDS encoding KH domain-containing protein, whose amino-acid sequence is MKEFVEYIVKHLVDNPEEVKVSEVFGETTVVYELRVAQPDMGKIIGKNGRTAHAIRVLLSAVSRKGGKHATLEILE
- a CDS encoding co-chaperone GroES produces the protein MTIKPLADRVVVKPVEQQEQKQGSIIIPDTAKEKPMQGEVISVGPGKITENGVKVDMSVKKGDKVLYGKYSGTEVTIDGVDYLIMRESDIFAII
- the groL gene encoding chaperonin GroEL (60 kDa chaperone family; promotes refolding of misfolded polypeptides especially under stressful conditions; forms two stacked rings of heptamers to form a barrel-shaped 14mer; ends can be capped by GroES; misfolded proteins enter the barrel where they are refolded when GroES binds); translated protein: MAKLIDFNVEARSALKVGIDKLAKAVGSTLGPKGRNVVIDKKFGAPTITKDGVTVAKEVELENPLENMGAQMVKEVASKTSDVAGDGTTTATVLAQAIIREGLKNVTAGSSPNALKRGIDKGVKTVVDELRKISKPLPGKTEIAQVGAISANNDKAIGELIADAMEKVGKDGVITVEEAKTTNTELQVVEGMQFDRGYLSPYFVTNPDTMEAQLDDPMILIYDKKISAMKDLLPILEKVAQMGRTMLIIAEEVEGEALATLVVNKLRGTLRVAAVKAPGFGDRRKAMLEDIAILTGGRVISEEVGFKLENATTTDLGKAKRVTIDKDNTTIVEGAGKTEDIKGRIAQIKKQIETSTSDYDKEKLQERLAKLAGGVAVLSVGAATEVEMKEKKARVEDALHATRAAVEEGIIPGGGVAYLRALPALEKLEKTLEGDEKVGVQILRRAVEEPIRLIAENAGWEGSIVVQKVKDGKDAFGFNADTEVFEDLFKAGVIDPTKVSRIALENAASVAGLMLMTEATIVEKPEPKQPAPPMPPGGGMDY